The following proteins are co-located in the Pseudomonas synxantha genome:
- a CDS encoding L,D-transpeptidase family protein: MFKKHACYLSICLLVAPLVAMADAPPLEPLPVTTPAPVDLAPVQQALAQLPSVCPQLAPRIDATALVRLQAFYQQQGNASLWSADEPRKALQTQLLMLADDGLDPTHYSLPTVDATANVLCSDIATSQQYLQALHDLHYGRLLQSRYEPLWHSQPPTTDPNTAVLAFAATGLQDMVKAFDQARPSADLYRSLRNAYSNVRQQPLPHWDAVGSGPLLRPGMEDPRVPELARRLHSGGYLAKLPNGKQYQGDLVKAAKAFQLSHSLQADGVIGAGTVAELNISPAVRREQLRINLERFRWLAQDLEPEGVVVNVAAAQLSVYQSGIPVWQTRLQVGRAERQTPLLKSRITRLTLNPTWTIPPTIMREDKLPAIRLNPEYLRQQNLQVLDAEGHPLAPEQVDWARPGNILLRQQAGPRNPLGKIVMRFPNPYSVYLHDTPSQPLFTKGPRAFSSGCVRVEQPLLLRDLLVTPAERTRTDELLATGVTHEFRLATPVPVLLGYWTVEVDREGSLVYAPDIYAFDPVLIKAMGSVL, translated from the coding sequence TTGTTCAAAAAACACGCATGTTACTTGAGCATTTGCCTGCTCGTTGCACCATTGGTCGCCATGGCCGATGCACCGCCGCTGGAGCCGTTGCCGGTGACCACGCCGGCGCCGGTCGACCTGGCGCCCGTGCAACAGGCTTTGGCGCAATTGCCCAGCGTCTGCCCCCAGTTGGCCCCGCGGATCGACGCCACCGCGTTGGTGCGCCTGCAAGCCTTTTACCAGCAGCAGGGCAATGCGTCGCTGTGGTCGGCCGACGAGCCCCGCAAAGCCTTGCAAACCCAGCTGCTGATGCTCGCCGACGACGGCCTGGACCCCACCCACTATAGCTTGCCCACGGTGGATGCCACGGCTAACGTGCTGTGCAGCGATATCGCGACCAGCCAGCAGTACCTGCAGGCCCTGCACGATTTGCATTACGGGCGCCTGCTGCAATCGCGCTATGAACCGCTGTGGCATTCTCAACCGCCCACAACAGACCCGAACACTGCAGTATTGGCATTTGCCGCGACCGGCTTGCAGGACATGGTCAAGGCGTTCGACCAGGCGCGCCCCAGTGCGGATTTGTATCGCAGCCTGCGCAATGCCTATTCCAACGTGCGCCAACAGCCTTTACCGCACTGGGACGCGGTGGGCAGTGGCCCGTTATTACGCCCCGGCATGGAAGATCCGCGCGTGCCGGAACTGGCGCGGCGCCTGCACAGTGGCGGCTATCTGGCCAAGTTGCCCAACGGCAAGCAATATCAGGGGGACCTGGTCAAGGCGGCGAAGGCATTCCAACTCAGCCACTCCTTGCAAGCCGACGGCGTGATCGGTGCGGGCACCGTGGCCGAGCTCAATATCAGCCCGGCGGTGCGCCGCGAACAACTGCGCATCAACCTGGAACGTTTCCGCTGGCTGGCCCAGGACCTTGAGCCCGAAGGCGTCGTGGTCAATGTGGCGGCCGCGCAACTGAGCGTGTACCAGAGCGGCATCCCGGTGTGGCAAACCCGCCTGCAGGTCGGGCGCGCCGAACGCCAGACGCCGTTGCTCAAGTCGCGCATCACACGGTTGACCCTCAACCCCACCTGGACCATCCCGCCGACCATCATGCGCGAGGACAAGCTCCCGGCCATCCGCCTCAACCCCGAATACCTGCGCCAGCAAAACCTGCAAGTGCTCGACGCCGAAGGCCACCCGCTGGCGCCCGAGCAAGTTGACTGGGCGCGCCCAGGCAACATCCTGCTGCGTCAGCAGGCCGGCCCGCGTAACCCGCTGGGCAAGATCGTGATGCGTTTCCCCAACCCGTATTCCGTGTACCTGCACGACACCCCCAGCCAACCGCTGTTCACCAAGGGGCCGCGGGCGTTCAGTTCCGGCTGCGTGCGTGTCGAGCAGCCGCTGCTGTTACGTGACCTGCTGGTGACCCCGGCCGAACGCACCCGCACTGATGAATTGCTGGCCACTGGTGTGACCCATGAATTCAGGCTGGCCACGCCAGTGCCGGTGTTGTTGGGGTATTGGACCGTGGAGGTGGATCGCGAGGGAAGCCTGGTCTACGCGCCGGATATCTATGCATTTGATCCGGTGTTGATCAAGGCCATGGGGAGTGTGTTGTAG
- a CDS encoding murein L,D-transpeptidase catalytic domain family protein, translating to MLTFMRRLGITTVGLMTGSLALLSNVALAANGPPPSLYSSLARSAPELNPAVLKSALSAVQCAVNNGEERSDRLAVIDYSQPSTARRLWIFDLRKQTLVLRDLVAHGAKSGENFATQFSNLEGSHQSSLGLFRTQESYLGTHGYSLRMDGLEPGFNDLARDRAIVIHAADYVSPLWSKREGRIGRSQGCPAVRPQVARQVVDKLKGGQFMFSWYPDQRWLKSSTYLNCKPQQVASSRTIRGG from the coding sequence ATGCTGACTTTTATGCGCCGCCTCGGAATAACCACCGTGGGCTTGATGACCGGGAGCCTGGCTTTACTGAGCAATGTTGCGCTCGCCGCCAATGGCCCCCCTCCTTCCTTGTATAGCAGCCTGGCGCGCTCGGCTCCAGAACTCAATCCCGCCGTGCTGAAAAGCGCCTTGAGCGCAGTGCAGTGCGCGGTCAATAACGGCGAGGAACGTTCCGATCGCCTAGCGGTTATTGACTACTCCCAGCCCTCGACCGCTCGTCGGCTGTGGATCTTCGATTTGCGCAAACAGACTCTCGTGCTGCGTGACCTGGTGGCCCATGGAGCCAAGTCCGGGGAAAACTTCGCCACCCAGTTCTCCAACCTCGAGGGCAGCCACCAGTCCAGCCTCGGCTTGTTCCGCACCCAGGAAAGCTACCTCGGCACCCACGGCTACTCGCTGCGCATGGATGGCCTGGAACCCGGCTTCAATGACCTGGCGCGCGACCGTGCCATCGTGATCCATGCCGCCGACTACGTCAGCCCCTTGTGGAGCAAGCGCGAAGGCCGCATCGGCCGCAGCCAGGGCTGCCCGGCGGTGCGCCCACAGGTGGCGCGCCAGGTAGTGGACAAGCTCAAGGGTGGGCAGTTCATGTTCTCCTGGTACCCGGACCAGCGCTGGTTGAAGTCCTCGACCTACCTCAATTGCAAACCCCAACAGGTGGCGAGTAGTCGTACAATCCGTGGCGGATAG
- a CDS encoding creatininase family protein produces MLLHTSTWIEIGQFLERSRTVVIPIGSNEQHGPTGLLGTDWMCPEIIAHEAQKNADILIGPTFNIGMAQHHLGFPGTISLRPSTFIAAIGDWVRSLAGHGFEKILFLNGHGGNIATIEAAFSELYAEASFARRPAGFALKLVNWWDLEGVTDLAHRQFPVGHGSHATPSEIAVTQWAYPQSIKSAEYSPQIANTGPIREALDFRARFPDGRMGSDPALATVEKGGELVALAAQGLIKTVDSFSNEAKP; encoded by the coding sequence ATGCTTCTACACACCTCCACCTGGATCGAAATCGGGCAGTTTCTGGAACGCAGTCGCACGGTGGTGATTCCCATCGGCTCCAACGAACAACATGGCCCTACCGGCCTGCTGGGCACTGACTGGATGTGCCCGGAGATCATCGCCCATGAGGCGCAAAAAAATGCCGACATCCTCATCGGCCCGACCTTCAATATCGGCATGGCCCAACATCACCTGGGCTTCCCCGGCACCATCTCCCTGCGCCCTTCCACCTTTATCGCCGCGATTGGCGACTGGGTGCGCTCGCTGGCCGGGCATGGTTTCGAAAAGATCCTGTTTTTGAACGGCCACGGCGGCAATATCGCCACAATCGAAGCAGCGTTCTCCGAGCTGTACGCCGAAGCCAGCTTCGCCCGCCGCCCGGCCGGCTTCGCGCTGAAGCTGGTCAATTGGTGGGACCTGGAAGGCGTAACGGACCTGGCCCACCGCCAATTTCCGGTCGGCCACGGCAGCCACGCTACGCCGTCGGAGATCGCAGTGACGCAGTGGGCATACCCGCAGTCGATCAAGTCGGCCGAGTACTCGCCGCAAATTGCCAACACCGGCCCGATCCGCGAAGCCCTGGACTTCCGCGCACGCTTCCCCGATGGGCGCATGGGTTCGGACCCGGCGCTGGCGACGGTGGAGAAAGGCGGTGAGCTGGTGGCGTTGGCGGCGCAGGGGCTGATCAAGACGGTCGATAGTTTCAGCAACGAAGCCAAACCTTGA
- the yfcF gene encoding glutathione transferase — protein sequence MSQLRLYVDSLFTSPYAMSVFVALREKGLAFETVPLDLDAGQNQSADYAQRSLTQRVPTLEHGNFTLSESSAITEYLDQAYPQICVYPTDLQQRARARQVQAWLRSDLLPIRQERSTLVVFYGQKMPPLSPVAQAAAGKLITAAQALLAGNPEYLFGEWSIADVDLAVMLNRLILNADAVPTELVAYAQRQWQRPSVREWVNLQRPVL from the coding sequence ATGAGCCAACTGCGCCTCTACGTTGATTCGCTGTTCACCAGCCCCTACGCCATGTCGGTGTTCGTCGCGCTGCGGGAAAAAGGTTTGGCGTTCGAGACGGTTCCTCTGGATCTGGATGCTGGACAAAACCAGTCGGCAGATTACGCCCAACGCTCCCTGACCCAACGGGTACCCACTCTGGAACACGGTAATTTCACGCTGTCGGAATCTTCGGCAATCACTGAGTACCTGGACCAGGCGTACCCTCAGATCTGCGTTTACCCAACTGATCTGCAGCAGCGGGCAAGGGCGCGACAGGTCCAGGCCTGGCTGCGCAGCGATTTGCTGCCGATCCGCCAGGAGCGCTCGACGCTGGTGGTGTTCTACGGGCAGAAGATGCCGCCTTTATCGCCGGTGGCTCAGGCTGCTGCGGGCAAGTTGATCACTGCTGCTCAGGCACTTCTGGCAGGCAACCCTGAGTATTTGTTCGGTGAGTGGTCGATTGCCGATGTGGACCTGGCGGTGATGCTCAACCGCTTGATCCTCAACGCAGACGCCGTACCGACCGAGCTGGTGGCGTACGCGCAACGCCAGTGGCAACGCCCGTCAGTTCGGGAGTGGGTCAACCTGCAGCGGCCTGTGCTCTAG